In Myxocyprinus asiaticus isolate MX2 ecotype Aquarium Trade chromosome 3, UBuf_Myxa_2, whole genome shotgun sequence, the following proteins share a genomic window:
- the camsap1b gene encoding calmodulin-regulated spectrin-associated protein 1-B isoform X3, giving the protein MVLETSTCKLAVRYRRDYASGRQLPYFPLLEDLIRDVCDGAALLTVVHYYCPDLMKLDDICLKEVTSIADSLYNIQLLKEFANEYLNKSFYLTLEDMLYAPPVLKLNVMVFIAELFWWFEIVKPEFVQPRDVQEFKDARAMTQHKSARLTVPISNATKRSFLVSPGVSDPALSVQNSPEVCSRYFLHPEESEPLNKGSSSFSPSHPLLPLRQRQKKVQSGEESTACRNRSNSLTQEGHSRGSVAWSEKRQRPLSQLNRYVLTDSDADLALGDSVSLTCSISEDSLASTVTPKHQSHPNQSTARWVNGHGLLGNVNMDEEDELVTIARADSSKNDITLSNSEDAQCQSATPGAKTGTWGRQEEASSESRTDSYYLEPLMPAVLRPAKEKSRCLNKEEESGEGPQKGSAQRAVGGDSINSFSRRRPLHTLNRTFTPNTSCEFESTIEPKSSEFMPPDSAQTQAFRPLATSSVEPSSAERSPGFYLHSSVPEDKRTVQAWDIQPGSDIETGETIEEQDAELTKELHPNKKLFYEEDEESVKLREDINVKEHEEKDGGSRCSSPGQQSQVSSVASGSIRMTSFAERKMQKFGSNQDIRSSTSSSQRTTPDGSESCPFSFTSWRIKRDQSPNQQNKESVNMLASELVQLHMQLEEKRRTIESQKKKMEVLTARQRLKLGKAAFLQIVKKGKSDTLPQPSKSEYYLKDGQKINQEKEKLSKEDSCVSAMRNGAKEFKEPEKASIEWASGGTVSPSALDMDEEMDLNECNRSIELLNEAIGSIQQQMMQLSLQQELLMKQNLQSPTGAAPPPSSDQSNASEPRVRASIHYVEPSGSPMVRKPPKLSSARSHSKPSELLLVKEQGKGQKSSTPTPTDGQAWPSQGGRTPKAEPEDFVQNSVKLDTLNKDKGNQKSTSFHLNDEANLRMVSREPSSAALGVTFDESMSGTLRDTEATFEDGPGKDNVSSEDISRGQVNLVEVDLSDLAANPDDESSNVLDVTSDGADGEKKSGMGFFFKDEQKAEDELAKKRAAFLLKQQKKAEEARLRKQQLEAESEQKRDETRRKAEEERMRKEEEKARRELIKQEYLRRKQQEMFEEQEQPRPKITKPKKLRPKSVLKEEPSIDTLPKCPSANENLISAQSGSSLSLASVATTDPDSVNSGGAGSPRGDSVDSFPGLSRNSSRTTERDWDNGSTASSITSTSMAEYTGPKLFKEPSAKSNKPIIHNAIAHCCLAGKVNEPQKNSVLEELEKCESNHLMILFRDSGCMFRALYSYFPDMEELHKLTGTGPKSITKKMIDKLYKYSSDRKQFTVIPAKTVSVSVDALTIHNHLWQAKRPLVPKKSGK; this is encoded by the exons GTACGGTATCGGCGGGATTATGCCTCAGGTAGACAGCTGCCGTATTTCCCCCTGCTGGAGGACCTGATCAGGGACGTGTGTGATGGCGCTGCACTGCTGACTGTGGTCCATTACTACTGCCCAGACCTGATGAAGCTTGATG ATATCTGCTTGAAAGAGGTGACCTCAATAGCAGACAGCCTTTATAATATCCAGCTGCTAAAAGAGTTTGCCAATGAGTACCTTAACAAAAGCTTCTATTTGACTTTGGAGGACATGTTATATGCACCTCCTGTGCTCAAG CTCAATGTCATGGTGTTTAtagcagagctcttttggtggtTTGAGATAGTCAAACCGGAATTTGTCCAGCCAAGGGATGTTCAGGAATTTAAAGATG CACGAGCAATGACTCAGCACAAGAGTGCCAGGCTGACTGTGCCCATCTCCAATGCCACGAAACGGAGCTTCCTGGTGTCTCCTGGTGTGTCTGATCCAGCTCTTTCTGTCCAGAACAGCCCGGAAGTTTGTAGCAGGTACTTCCTGCACCCTGAAGAATCTGAGCCTCT TAATAAGGGGAGTTCCAGCTTCAGCCCATCTCATCCACTCCTGCCTCTGAGGCAAAGACAGAAGAAGGTTCAGTCAGGAGAGGAAAGCACAG CCTGTAGAAATCGCTCCAATTCTTTGACACAAGAAGGCCACTCGAGAGGATCTGTGGCTTGGTCAGAGAAAAGGCAGAG GCCACTGTCTCAGCTGAATCGGTATGTTCTCACGGACAGCGATGCAGACTTGGCCTTGGGCGACAGCGTTAGTCTGACCTGCTCTATTAGTGAGGACAGCCTGGCCTCCACTGTCACACCCAAACACCAGAGCCATCCAAATCAGAGCACTGCTAGATGGGTCAATGGTCATGGTCTGCTGGGCAACGTTAATATGGATGAGGAGGATGAGCTGGTAACCATTGCCAGGGCAGATTCATCTAAGAATGACATCACCCTGTCAAACTCTGAGGATGCACAGTGCCAAAGTGCTACCCCTGGTGCTAAAACAGGCACTTGGGGAAGGCAGGAGGAAGCATCCTCCGAATCCCGAACAGACAGTTACTACCTGGAACCTCTGATGCCTGCAGTTCTCAGACCAGCTAAAGAGAAGTCCAGATGCCTGAATAAGGAAGAAGAGTCTGGAGAGGGACCACAGAAAGGGTCAGCACAGAGAGCTGTGGGAGGAGATAGCATCAACTCATTTTCCAGACGGAGACCTCTGCACACCCTTAACCGGACCTTTACCCCCAACACCAGCTGTGAGTTTGAGTCAACTATTGAGCCCAAATCTAGTGAATTTATGCCTCCAGACTCTGCGCAGACACAAGCTTTCAGACCATTGGCGACGAGTAGTGTTGAGCCGTCTTCTGCTGAGCGGTCACCTGGATTTTACCTTCATTCATCTGTACCTGAGGACAAGAGGACTGTCCAAGCTTGGGATATACAGCCAGGATCTGACATAGAGACGGGGGAGACGATTGAAGAACAGGATGCAGAGCTTACTAAAGAGCTCCACCCAAACAAGAAACTATTCTATGAGGAGGATGAAGAGTCTGTCAAACTACGAGAGGACATTAATGTAAAAGAACATGAGGAAAAGGATGGTGGAAGCAGGTGTTCAAGCCCAGGTCAACAGTCCCAGGTCAGTAGCGTTGCCAGCGGTAGCATACGTATGACCAGTTTTGCAGAGCGAAAGATGCAAAAGTTTGGTAGCAACCAGGACATCCGCTCCAGCACCAGCAGCTCACAGCGGACAACACCAGATGGCTCGGAGAGTTGCCCCTTTTCTTTTACTTCCTGGAGAATTAAGCGAGACCAGAGTCCCAATCAACAAAACAAGGAGAGTGTCAACATGTTGGCCTCTGAACTTGTCCAACTCCATATGCAGCTTGAAGAAAAGCGTCGTACAATTGAAAGCCAAAAGAAAAAGATGGAGGTCTTGACAGCCAGACAAAGGCTTAAGCTTGGGAAAGCTGCCTTTCTGCAAATAGTGAAGAAAGGGAAGAGTGACACTCTCCCTCAACCTTCAAAATCTGAGTACTACTTGAAAGATGGCCAAAAAATCAATCAAGAGAAAGAGAAGTTGTCAAAAGAAGACTCCTGTGTTAGTGCTATGAGAAATGGGGCAAAAGAGTTTAAAGAGCCAGAGAAGGCTTCTATTGAGTGGGCAAGTGGGGGGACTGTGTCCCCTAGTGCCTTAGATATGGACGAGGAGATGGATCTAAATGAGTGCAATCGCTCCATTGAGTTGCTGAACGAGGCCATAGGTAGCATTCAGCAGCAGATGATGCAACTTTCACTCCAGCAGGAACTGCTTATGAAGCAGAATCTCCAGTCTCCAACAGGTGCTGCTCCACCACCTAGTAGTGACCAAAGTAATGCATCTGAACCCAGAGTCAGAGCTTCTATACATTACGTTGAGCCAAGTGGCAGCCCTATGGTGCGAAAGCCACCCAAACTGAGTTCAGCACGGTCCCATTCCAAACCTTCTGAGCTATTGCTAGTTAAGGAACAAGGCAAAGGACAGAAGAGCTCCACTCCTACACCTACTGATGGCCAGGCCTGGCCTAGTCAAGGGGGCAGGACCCCTAAAGCAGAGCCTGAGGACTTTGTGCAAAACTCTGTAAAATTGGACACACTCAACAAGGACAAAGGGAATCAGAAAAGCACTTCATTCCACCTTAATGATGAAGCTAATTTGAGGATGGTGTCAAGGGAACCAAGTTCAGCAGCCCTTGGTGTCACTTTTGATGAATCTATGTCTGGTACCTTACGGGACACTGAAGCTACATTTGAAGATGGGCCAGGGAAGGATAATGTCTCCTCAGAAGATATTTCTAGAGGACAGGTCAATCTTGTTGAAGTAGACTTGTCTGACTTGGCTGCCAACCCAGATGATGAAAGTTCCAATGTATTGGATGTCACTAGTGATGGAGCTGATGGGGAAAAGAAATCTGGCATGGGCTTCTTTTTCAAG GATGAGCAAAAAGCAGAGGATGAATTGGCCAAAAAGCGAGCAGCATTTCTGCTGAAACAACAAAAGAAGGCAGAGGAGGCTCGGCTCCGCAAACAACAGCTGGAGGCTGAAAGTGAGCAGAAGAGAGATGAGACCAG ACGGAAAGCTGAAGAGGAAAGAATGAGAAAAGAAGAGGAGAAAGCCAGGAGAGAGTTGATAAAGCAGGAATATCTTAGACGGAAACAGCAGGAGATGTTTGAGGAGCAAGAACAGCCCAGGCCTAAGATCACCAAGCCCAAAAAGCTAAGGCCGAAGTCTGTGCTGAAGGAGGAGCCCTCAATTGACACACTTCCCAAGTGCCCCTCTGCCA ATGAGAACCTCATCAGTGCCCAGTCTGGCTCAAGTCTGTCACTGGCCTCTGTAGCCACCACTGATCCAGACAGTGTCAACTCAGGAGGGGCGGGATCTCCGCG AGGGGATTCTGTAGATTCATTTCCAGGCCTCAGTCGCAATTCCAGTCGGACTACAGAGAGAGACTGGGACAACGGTTCCACTGCTTCTTCTATTACATCAACATCAATGGCTGAATATACGG GACCTAAGCTTTTCAAGGAGCCAAGTGCAAAATCCAACAAGCCGATAATCCACAATGCCATTGCTCATTGCTGCTTGGCAGGGAAAGTAAATGAACCACAGAAGAACTCCGTTCTTGAG GAGCTGGAGAAGTGTGAATCCAACCACTTGATGATTCTGTTCCGTGACAGCGGCTGCATGTTCAGAGCCCTTTACTCCTACTTCCCTGACATGGAGGAGCTCCACAAGCTCACCGGTACAGGGCCCAAGAGCATCACTAAGAAGATGATTGACAAACTCTATAAGTACAGCTCGGACCGCAAGCAGTTCACTGTAATCCCCGCCAAGACTGTGTCTGTCAGTGTAGATGCGCTGACTATCCATAATCACCTGTGGCAAGCCAAAAGACCCCTAGTGCCAAAGAAGAGTGGAAAGTGA